A genomic window from Henningerozyma blattae CBS 6284 chromosome 3, complete genome includes:
- the TBLA0C00200 gene encoding uncharacterized protein, whose protein sequence is MLTTYWIKYLLLFAQARCAWSNYIPSPPTPVEVVPTTTSGINSLSLTSPPSVALYKPNEDDSLDKRALLVATVTWGGSYSVFIGVDIIFSVGVLLVPQSFSTIATTTWWDQDYTTTVLLRTYSPDPWVGNPIFWNWYNTITSWLLVETPERDLVLNSYTGWTGTYIDYYSTGTFTTTGWDGYETTETIYYIRTPYNVLITTTTIEWTGTYRSTYSTETKFITSDGTEIEEIIYYVENPDIDITSKIFSYWQNSYTSTYSTDVNFYYGADEIFTTEYLYYIGLPRNVFTVTETIGYGLDSTSTLTTMTSSLTGADGYPTDEVIIVVATPNPYITRTIFTSWTGTFMSTYSTQVTTVVEQAGGIALSTIETIYYVETPSNEVFITTTTKFPWLTPYETTFSTGYTEFVGTDGQLTFETIYYVSTPAYLVTKTTEWTNPFTSTISTYWTTELDPQEGMVVEEVILVAVPVSTLTTTIFSGWTGTYVSTFSTGTSYILDSNGVSQPEIIYYVETPLGGSVSTVTSYWENDFTTTYSTELHTYTGSDGYETIDTTYFIDAPVSKVISTSFTDWTGSETVTFSTFITTVTGSDGIETETIIYEVETPTYSSSSSQSSSHTIHTSNYISSSEIYSSIFSSNSFTTNSLSQNSSSQPYTSSATSSISTKSSMSTGYTPSGTASSESSMNTASSESWIKTASSESSMNTASSESWINTASSESWIDTASSESSMNTASSESWINTASSESSMSTGYTPSGKSSESSMNTASSESSMNTASSESSMNTASSESSMNTASSESWINTASSESSMNSASSESWINTASSESSMNSASSESWINTASSESSMSTGYTPSGKSSESSMNTASSESWINTASSESSMSTGYTPSGKSSESSMNTASSESSMNTASSESWIKTASSESSMNTASSESWINTASSESWIDTASSESSMNTASSESWINTASSESSMSTGYTPSDKSSESSMNTASSESWINTASSESSMNTASSESWINTASSESSMNTASSESWINTASSESSMSTGYTPSGKSSESSMNTASSESWINTASSESSMSTGYTPSGMSSESSMDTDSYAPSHRSTGASSLPSGMTNESSMNTASSESSMNTASSESSMNTASSESWINTASSESSMNTASSESWINTASSESSMNSASSESWINTASSESSMSTGYTPSGKSSESSMNTASSESSMNTASSESSMNTASSESWINTASSESWIDTASSESSMNTASSESWINTASSESSMSTGYTPSGKSSESSMNTASSESSMNTASSESWIKTASSESSMNTASSESSMNTASSESWINTASSESSMNTASSESWINTASSESSMNSASSESWINTASSESWMNTASSESWINTASSESSMNTASSESWINTASSESSMSTASSESWINTASSESSMSTGYTPSGKSSESSMNTASSESWIDTASSESSMNTASSESWINTASSESSMSTGYTPSDKSSESSMNTASSESWINTASSESSMNTASSESWIDTASSESSMNTASSESWINTASSESSMNIASSESWINTASSESSMSTGYTPSGKSSESSMNTASSESWINTASSESWIDTASSESSMNTASSESWINTASSESWINTASSESSMSTGYTPSGMSSESSMDTDSYAPSHRSTGASSLPSGMTNESSMNTASSESSMNTASSESWIKTASSESSMNTASSESWINTASSESSMSTGYTPSGKSSESSMNTASSESWINTASSESSMNSASSESWINTASSESSMSTGYTPSSMSSESSMNTASSESSITNNSYEYSKNNSHISSSSSSASSDVPPVYTTTVTSGSSTETDVVSEYSTTDSNGMPSTGTTTYRVSGSSSASSDVPPVYTTTVTSGSSTETDVVSEYSTTDSNGMPSTGTTTYHVSGSSSASSDVPPVYTTTVTSGSSTETDVVSEYSTTDSNGMPSTGTTTYHVSGSSSASSDVPPVYTTTVTSGSSTETDVVSEYSTTDSNGMPSTGTTTYEVTDSCPDCSTGAPSHRSNEVSSMPSSFATSSMSSISPATSSGMPPVYTTTVTSGSSTETDVVSEYSTTDSNGMPSTGTTTYHVSGSSSASSDVPPVYTTTVTSGSSTETDVVSEYSTTDSNGMPSTGTTTYHVSGSSSASSDVPPVYTTTVTSGSSTETDVVSEYSTTDSNGMPSTGTTTYPVTESGSKYVSVVPSISLSNIISVTNTLSSGGLPPFVTSSGNGGSSTFITESVSFSSTKSNTDMFSIPPAYTTTITGPSFTETDIISFYSTDDINQQPSTGISTYTLISSSTINPWNNGTVYKPSSSAPETIESNPGQPTTTQTYPGQPTTTQTYPGQSTTTQTYPGQPTTTQTYPGQPTTTQTYPGQPTTTQTYPGQPTTTQTYPGQPTTTQTYPGQSLSPTSSLNSAKGATTNSIETRLTNSEITKGVTPTVSTVIPTSHLPDNTAHISMLYEGSAEILQAGSGWKLLIGFIFFFFLN, encoded by the coding sequence ATGCTCACAACTTATTGGATAAAGTACTTGCTACTATTTGCCCAAGCCCGATGTGCTTGGTCTAACTACATCCCGTCCCCTCCAACTCCAGTCGAAGTTGTACCTACCACTACATCTGGTATTAATTCTCTTTCACTAACATCCCCTCCTTCCGTGGCTCTTTATAAGCCTAATGAGGATGACTCATTAGATAAGAGAGCTCTATTGGTTGCTACAGTAACATGGGGTGGTAGCTATAGTGTTTTCATTGGTGttgatataatattttctgttGGTGTCTTATTAGTTCCTCAATCATTTTCCACTATTGCTACTACTACTTGGTGGGATCAAGATTACACAACTACAGTTCTATTACGGACATACTCTCCTGATCCTTGGGTAGGAAATCCTATTTTCTGGAACTGGTATAATACTATCACTAGTTGGCTTCTAGTCGAAACACCAGAACGTGATCTTGTTTTAAATTCCTATACTGGTTGGACAGGTACGTATATCGACTATTATTCCACAGGCACATTCACAACAACAGGTTGGGATGGCTATGAAACTACTGAAACAATTTATTACATTAGAACACCTTACAATGTCCTCATCACTACAACGACTATTGAATGGACCGGTACTTACAGATCAACATATTCTACAGAAAccaaatttattacttCTGATGGTActgaaattgaagaaattatatattatgttGAAAATCCTGATATCGATATAACtagtaaaattttttcttactGGCAAAATTCATATACATCAACATACTCAACTGATGTTAATTTCTATTATGGTGcagatgaaatttttacaaCTGAATATTTGTACTATATTGGCTTACCAAGAAATGTTTTTACTGTTACAGAAACTATTGGGTATGGTTTGGATTCAACTTCCACTTTAACTACTATGACATCTTCGTTAACTGGTGCTGACGGATATCCAACTGATGAAGTCATTATTGTCGTTGCTACCCCAAATCCTTATATAACTAGAACAATATTTACTTCATGGACTGGGACATTCATGTCTACCTATTCAACTCAAGTCACCACAGTAGTTGAACAAGCAGGTGGTATCGCACTATCTACCATCGAAACTATCTATTATGTGGAAACTCCATCCAACGAAGTGTTCATCACCACCACAACTAAGTTCCCTTGGCTGACTCCCTATGAAACAACATTTTCCACTGGTTATACAGAATTTGTAGGAACAGACGGTCAACTGACATTTGAGACAATATACTATGTTAGCACTCCCGCTTACCTTGTAACTAAAACAACTGAATGGACTAATCCTTTTACTTCGACTATTAGTACCTATTGGACTACTGAATTAGATCCACAAGAAGGAATGGTTGTCGAAGAAGTTATTTTGGTTGCTGTGCCAGTTTCTACTCTTACCACAACTATATTTTCAGGTTGGACAGGTACCTATGTAAGTACATTCTCCACTGGCACTTCCTATATCTTGGATAGCAATGGAGTTTCTCAACCTGAAATCATATACTATGTTGAAACCCCACTTGGGGGCTCTGTATCAACAGTAACATCATATTGGGAAAATGATTTCACCACAACATATTCAACAGAATTACATACATACACAGGCTCAGATGGTTACGAAACAATTGATACCACATATTTCATCGATGCCCCAGTATCAAAAGTAATTTCAACTTCCTTTACTGATTGGACGGGTTCTGAAACTGTAACATTTTCCACCTTTATAACCACCGTAACAGGGTCTGATGGCATTGAGACTGAGACCATTATTTATGAGGTCGAGACTCCAACTTATAGTTCAAGTTCTTCTCAATCTTCATCACATACCATACATACatcaaattatatttcttcaaGTGAGATATATTCCTCTATTTTTTCAAGTAATTCATTCACAACAAATAGTTTGTCACAAAATTCATCCTCCCAACCATATACATCCTCTGCAACATCCTCAATATCTACAAAATCCTCCATGAGCACTGGCTACACTCCATCTGGCactgcttctagtgaatCCTCTATGAACactgcttctagtgaatCTTGGATTAAAACTGCCTCTAGTGAATCCTCTATGAACactgcttctagtgaatcttggattaacactgcttctagtgaatCTTGGATTGACACTGCCTCTAGTGAATCCTCTATGAATactgcttctagtgaatCTTGGATTAACACTGCCTCTAGTGAATCCTCCATGAGCACTGGCTACACTCCATCTGGCAAGTCCAGCGAATCCTCTATGAACactgcttctagtgaatCCTCTATGAACactgcttctagtgaatCTTCAATGAACactgcttctagtgaatCTTCAATGAACactgcttctagtgaatCTTGGATTAACACTGCCTCTAGTGAATCCTCTATGAActctgcttctagtgaatcttggattaacactgcttctagtgaatCCTCTATGAActctgcttctagtgaatCTTGGATTAACACTGCCTCTAGTGAATCCTCCATGAGCACTGGCTACACTCCATCTGGCAAGTCCAGCGAATCCTCCATGAACactgcttctagtgaatCTTGGATTAACACTGCCTCTAGTGAATCCTCCATGAGCACTGGCTACACTCCATCTGGCAAGTCCAGCGAATCCTCCATGAACactgcttctagtgaatCCTCTATGAACactgcttctagtgaatCTTGGATTAAAACTGCCTCTAGTGAATCCTCTATGAACactgcttctagtgaatcttggattaacactgcttctagtgaatCTTGGATTGACACTGCCTCTAGTGAATCCTCTATGAATactgcttctagtgaatCTTGGATTAACACTGCCTCTAGTGAATCCTCCATGAGCACTGGCTACACTCCATCTGACAAGTCCAGCGAATCCTCCATGAACactgcttctagtgaatCTTGGATTAACACTGCCTCTAGTGAATCCTCCATGAACactgcttctagtgaatCTTGGATTAACACTGCCTCTAGTGAATCCTCCATGAACactgcttctagtgaatCTTGGATTAACACTGCCTCTAGTGAATCCTCCATGAGCACTGGCTACACTCCATCTGGCAAGTCCAGCGAATCCTCCATGAACactgcttctagtgaatcttggattaacactgcttctagtgaatCCTCCATGAGCACTGGCTACACTCCATCTGGCATGTCTAGTGAATCCTCCATGGACACTGATTCTTATGCTCCATCTCATAGATCAACCGGCGCTTCTTCTCTTCCATCGGGTATGACCAATGAATCTTCAATGAACactgcttctagtgaatCTTCAATGAACactgcttctagtgaatCTTCAATGAACactgcttctagtgaatCTTGGATTAACACTGCCTCTAGTGAATCCTCCATGAACactgcttctagtgaatcttggattaacactgcttctagtgaatCCTCTATGAActctgcttctagtgaatCTTGGATTAACACTGCCTCTAGTGAATCCTCCATGAGCACTGGCTACACTCCATCTGGCAAGTCCAGCGAATCCTCTATGAACactgcttctagtgaatCCTCTATGAACactgcttctagtgaatCTTCAATGAACactgcttctagtgaatcttggattaacactgcttctagtgaatCTTGGATTGACactgcttctagtgaatCCTCTATGAATactgcttctagtgaatCTTGGATTAACACTGCCTCTAGTGAATCCTCCATGAGCACTGGCTACACTCCATCTGGCAAGTCCAGCGAATCCTCCATGAACactgcttctagtgaatCCTCTATGAACactgcttctagtgaatcttggattaaaactgcttctagtgaatCTTCAATGAACactgcttctagtgaatCTTCAATGAACactgcttctagtgaatCTTGGATTAACACTGCCTCTAGTGAATCCTCCATGAACactgcttctagtgaatcttggattaacactgcttctagtgaatCCTCCATGAActctgcttctagtgaatcttggattaacactgcttctagtgaatCCTGGATGAACactgcttctagtgaatCTTGGATTAACACTGCCTCTAGTGAATCCTCCATGAACactgcttctagtgaatcttggattaacactgcttctagtgaatCCTCCATGAGCactgcttctagtgaatcttggattaacactgcttctagtgaatCCTCCATGAGCACTGGCTACACTCCATCTGGCAAGTCCAGCGAATCCTCCATGAACactgcttctagtgaatCTTGGATTGACACTGCCTCTAGTGAATCCTCTATGAATactgcttctagtgaatCTTGGATTAACACTGCCTCTAGTGAATCCTCCATGAGCACTGGCTACACTCCATCTGACAAGTCCAGCGAATCCTCCATGAACactgcttctagtgaatCTTGGATTAACACTGCCTCTAGTGAATCCTCCATGAACactgcttctagtgaatCTTGGATTGACACTGCCTCTAGTGAATCCTCTATGAACactgcttctagtgaatCTTGGATTAACACTGCCTCTAGTGAATCCTCTATGAACATTGCTTCTAGTGAATCTTGGATTAACACTGCCTCTAGTGAATCCTCCATGAGCACTGGCTACACTCCATCTGGCAAGTCCAGCGAATCCTCCATGAACactgcttctagtgaatcttggattaacactgcttctagtgaatCTTGGATTGACACTGCCTCTAGTGAATCCTCTATGAACactgcttctagtgaatcttggattaacactgcttctagtgaatcttggattaacactgcttctagtgaatCCTCCATGAGCACTGGCTACACTCCATCTGGCATGTCTAGTGAATCCTCCATGGACACTGATTCTTATGCTCCATCTCATAGATCAACCGGCGCTTCTTCTCTTCCATCGGGTATGACCAATGAATCTTCAATGAACactgcttctagtgaatCTTCAATGAACactgcttctagtgaatCTTGGATTAAAACTGCCTCTAGTGAATCCTCCATGAACactgcttctagtgaatCTTGGATTAACACTGCCTCTAGTGAATCCTCCATGAGCACTGGCTACACTCCATCTGGCAAGTCCAGCGAATCCTCCATGAACactgcttctagtgaatcttggattaacactgcttctagtgaatCCTCTATGAActctgcttctagtgaatCTTGGATTAACACTGCCTCTAGTGAATCCTCCATGAGCACTGGCTACACTCCATCTAGCATGTCCAGCGAATCCTCCATGAACactgcttctagtgaatCATCCATAACCAATAATTCTTATGAATATTCAAAGAATAATAGCCACATATCATCTAGTTCCTCGAGTGCCTCCAGCGATGTGCCACCAGTCTACACCACCACTGTGACCTCTGGCTCTTCTACTGAAACCGATGTTGTTTCTGAATACAGTACCACTGACTCCAACGGTATGCCATCCACTGGTACTACCACCTACCGCGTTTCTGGTTCCTCTAGTGCATCCAGCGATGTGCCACCAGTCTACACCACCACTGTGACCTCTGGCTCTTCTACTGAAACCGATGTTGTTTCTGAATACAGTACCACTGATTCCAACGGTATGCCATCCACTGGTACTACCACCTACCACGTTTCTGGTTCCTCTAGTGCATCCAGCGATGTGCCACCAGTCTACACCACCACTGTGACCTCTGGCTCTTCTACTGAAACCGATGTTGTTTCTGAATACAGTACCACTGACTCCAACGGTATGCCTTCCACCGGTACTACCACCTACCACGTTTCTGGTTCCTCTAGTGCATCCAGCGATGTGCCACCAGTCTACACCACCACTGTGACCTCTGGCTCTTCTACTGAAACCGATGTTGTTTCTGAATACAGTACCACTGACTCCAACGGTATGCCATCCACTGGTACTACAACTTATGAGGTTACTGATTCTTGTCCAGATTGTAGTACAGGTGCTCCATCGCATAGATCAAATGAGGTGTCATCTATGCCATCTAGTTTTGCCACAAGCAGTATGTCAAGCATTAGTCCCGCTACGTCAAGCGGTATGCCACCAGTCTACACCACCACTGTGACCTCTGGCTCTTCTACTGAAACCGATGTTGTTTCTGAATACAGTACCACTGACTCTAACGGTATGCCTTCCACCGGTACTACCACCTACCACGTTTCTGGTTCCTCTAGTGCATCCAGCGATGTGCCACCAGTCTACACCACCACTGTGACCTCTGGCTCTTCTACTGAAACCGATGTTGTTTCTGAATACAGTACCACTGATTCCAACGGTATGCCTTCCACCGGTACTACCACCTACCACGTTTCTGGTTCCTCTAGTGCATCCAGCGATGTGCCACCAGTCTACACCACCACTGTGACCTCTGGCTCTTCTACTGAAACCGATGTTGTTTCTGAATACAGTACCACTGACTCCAACGGTATGCCATCCACTGGTACTACAACTTATCCTGTGACTGAATCTGGTTCAAAATATGTTTCAGTCGTACCAAGTATTAgtctttcaaatattatatcGGTTACTAATACTTTATCTTCAGGTGGGTTGCCACCATTTGTTACTTCAAGTGGTAACGGTGGATCTTCAACATTTATTACTGAATCTGTTTCATTTTCGTCTACAAAATCCAACACTGATATGTTTTCTATACCTCCTGCATACACTACTACAATTACAGGACCTAGTTTTACCGAGACAGacattatatcattttacTCTACTGATGATATTAATCAACAACCATCCACTGGTATCTCTACGTATactttaatttcatcttcaacaATCAATCCTTGGAACAATGGCACAGTTTATAAGCCATCTTCGAGTGCTCCTGAAACCATTGAATCTAATCCAGGCCAACCAACTACTACTCAAACCTACCCAGGCCAACCAACCACTACTCAAACCTACCCAGGCCAATCAACTACTACTCAAACCTACCCAGGCCAACCAACCACTACTCAAACCTACCCAGGCCAACCAACTACTACTCAAACCTACCCAGGCCAACCAACTACTACTCAAACCTACCCAGGCCAACCAACCACTACTCAAACCTACCCAGGCCAACCAACCACTACTCAAACCTACCCAGGCCAGTCATTATCTCCTACTTCAAGTCTCAACTCAGCTAAAGGGGCAACTACGAATTCTATTGAAACACGTTTAACAAATTCAGAAATCACTAAAGGTGTTACTCCTACCGTAAGTACTGTTATACCTACGTCTCACTTACCAGATAATACTGCGCATATATCTATGTTGTACGAAGGTTCTGCTGAAATTTTACAAGCAGGTTCGGGTtggaaattattgattggttttattttcttctttttcttgaattaa